In a single window of the Magnolia sinica isolate HGM2019 chromosome 7, MsV1, whole genome shotgun sequence genome:
- the LOC131252157 gene encoding (S)-scoulerine 9-O-methyltransferase-like, whose translation MAYPQSVITMPVLICFPMALGAAMELRVFDIIAEAGPGAHLSPSEMVAKMPTTNPNAAAALERILRILVTNSILTVQEPKDGEGPRMYGLTDQSRCLVSGEDGVSLAPLVQFGLQKPNLDSFNNLGAAVLEGGSTPFKRTHGMEVYEYAETDQKFCGIFHEAMRNIDVTFMADVFQVYKGFSEVKEMVDVGGSFGSCINLIVSKYPHIRAVNFDLPYVIARAPQYPGVEHVSGDMFESIPSTEAIFMKAILHNWDNDQCLKLLRNCWKALPDGGKVINVECVIPPILGTDHVSRFTTGLDLLMMASFNGGMERTASEYGDLAKAAGFAETKIFPLTNGRTVMEFCKRLSITS comes from the exons ATGGCCTACCCACAATCAGTAATAACCATGCCAGTTCTCATCTGCTTCCCAATGGCACTAGGGGCTGCAATGGAGCTAAGAGTCTTCGACATCATAGCTGAAGCCGGCCCAGGAGCGCATCTCTCCCCATCCGAGATGGTCGCCAAGATGCCCACTACCAATCCAAATGCTGCGGCCGCACTCGAGCGTATCCTCAGGATCCTTGTTACCAATTCGATCCTCACCGTCCAAGAACCCAAGGATGGAGAGGGCCCACGGATGTATGGTCTGACGGACCAATCACGCTGCCTAGTATCCGGAGAGGATGGTGTGTCGTTGGCCCCATTGGTGCAGTTTGGTCTACAGAAACCTAATCTAGATAGCTTCAACAACCTTGGGGCCGCAGTGCTTGAAGgtggatccacaccgttcaaaagGACACATGGGATGGAAGTGTATGAGTACGCTGAAACGGACCAAAAGTTCTGTGGGATCTTCCATGAGGCCATGAGAAATATTGATGTGACTTTTATGGCTGATGTGTTTCAAGTGTACAAAGGTTTCAGTGAAGTGAAGGAGATGGTAGATGTCGGTGGGAGTTTTGGGTCGTGTATCAACCTCATCGTTTCTAAGTACCCACACATTCGGGCTGTGAACTTTGATCTACCTTATGTCATAGCTCGAGCCCCTCAGTATCCAG GTGTGGAGCATGTCTCAGGAGATATGTTTGAATCGATACCATCCACAGAAGCCATTTTCATGAAG GCTATCCTTCACAACTGGGACAATGATCAATGCTTGAAGCTGCTGAGGAATTGTTGGAAGGCATTGCCCGACGGTGGGAAGGTGATAAATGTAGAATGTGTGATCCCACCCATACTAGGAACTGACCACGTGTCGCGCTTCACGACTGGTTTAGATCTACTTATGATGGCCAGCTTTAATGGTGGTATGGAGCGAACGGCATCAGAGTATGGTGATCTAGCAAAGGCCGCGGGATTCGCAGAAACGAAGATTTTTCCGTTGACCAATGGCAGAACCGTCATGGAATTCTGTAAGAGACTTTCGATCACAAGCTAA